The Camelus bactrianus isolate YW-2024 breed Bactrian camel chromosome 12, ASM4877302v1, whole genome shotgun sequence genome includes a window with the following:
- the MAPK11 gene encoding mitogen-activated protein kinase 11, translating into MSGPRAGFYRQELNKTVWEVPQRLQGLRPVGSGAYGSVCSAYDTQLRQRVAVKKLARPFQSLIHARRTYRELRLLKHLKHENVIGLLDVFTPATSIKDFSEVYLVTTLMGADLNNIVKCQALSDEHVQFLVYQLLRGLKYIHSAGIIHRDLKPSNVAVNEDCELRILDFGLARQADEEMTGYVATRWYRAPEIMLNWMHYNQTVDIWSVGCIMAELLQGKALFPGNDYIDQLKRIMEVVGTPSPEVLAKISSEHARTYIQSLPPMPQKDLRSIFHGANPLAVDLLGRMLVLDSDQRVSAAEALAHAYFSQYHDPEDEPEAEPYDESVEAKERTVEEWKELTYQEVLSFKPPEPPQPLGSLEVEQ; encoded by the exons ATGTCGGGCCCTCGCGCCGGCTTCTACCGGCAGGAGCTGAACAAGACGGTGTGGGAGGTGCCGCAGCGGCTGCAGGGGCTGCGCCCGGTGGGCTCGGGCGCCTACGGCTCCGTCTG CTCAGCCTACGACACACAGTTGCGTCAGAGAGTGGCGGTGAAGAAGCTGGCGCGCCCCTTCCAGTCGCTGATCCATGCGCGGAGGACTTACCGCGAGCTGCGGCTGCTCAAACACCTGAAGCACGAAAAT GTCATCGGGCTGCTGGACGTGTTCACGCCGGCCACCTCCATCAAGGACTTCAGCGAAGT GTACCTGGTGACCACGCTGATGGGCGCCGACCTGAACAACATCGTCAAGTGTCAGGCGCTGAGCGACGAGCATGTCCAGTTCCTCGTGTACCAGCTGTTGCGTGGGCTGAAG TACATCCACTCGGCGGGGATCATCCACAGG GACCTGAAGCCCAGCAACGTGGCTGTGAACGAGGACTGCGAGCTGAGG ATCCTGGACTTTGGGCTCGCGCGTCAGGCTGACGAGGAAATGACTGGCTATGTGGCCACGCGCTGGTACCGTGCACCTGAAATCATGCTCAACTGGATGCATTACAACCAGACAG TGGACATCTGGTCTGTGGGCTGCATCATGGCTGAGCTGCTCCAGGGAAAGGCCCTCTTCCCAGGAAACGACT ACATTGACCAGCTGAAGCGCATCATGGAGGTGGTGGGCACCCCCAGCCCTGAGGTTCTGGCAAAGATATCCTCGGAACAT GCCCGGACATACATCCAGTCCCTGCCCCCCATGCCCCAGAAGGACCTCAGGAGCATCTTCCACGGAGCCAACCCCCTGG CTGTGGACCTCCTGGGAAGGATGCTGGTGCTAGACAGTGACCAGAGGGTCAGTGCGGCCGAGGCCCTGGCCCATGCCTACTTCAGCCAGTACCACGACCCCGAGGATGAACCTGAGGCTGAGCCCTACGATGAAAGCGTCGAGGCCAAGGAGCGCACAGTGGAGGAGTGGAAGG AGCTCACCTACCAGGAGGTCCTCAGCTTCAAGCCCCCAGAACCACCGCAGCCTCTGGGCAGCCTGGAAGTTGAGCAGTGA